A stretch of the Photobacterium toruni genome encodes the following:
- a CDS encoding flavodoxin, whose translation MNKLGIFVGSVYGGAEALAEALAAKLASTQVEIFFDSTLDDFMAYDADTVLVISSTTGQGEIPENLLPLYVALKDQFPLLPKQRYGVISLGDSSYGEDRFCGAGRKFDTLLTELHSQSVQPRLEIDAGVHFEPLEVAEAWFSQFITSAEQAAA comes from the coding sequence ATGAATAAGTTAGGCATATTTGTAGGCTCTGTATATGGTGGAGCAGAAGCGTTAGCAGAAGCATTAGCGGCTAAGTTAGCATCGACGCAAGTTGAGATTTTCTTTGATTCAACATTAGATGATTTTATGGCTTATGATGCTGATACGGTGTTAGTGATTAGCTCTACTACCGGCCAAGGTGAGATCCCTGAGAATCTCCTTCCTTTATACGTTGCACTAAAGGATCAATTCCCATTATTACCTAAACAACGTTATGGTGTAATTTCTCTGGGTGATTCTAGTTATGGTGAAGATCGTTTTTGTGGTGCGGGACGTAAATTTGATACGTTACTAACGGAGCTTCATTCTCAATCTGTTCAACCTCGATTAGAGATTGATGCTGGTGTTCATTTTGAGCCGTTAGAGGTCGCTGAAGCATGGTTTTCTCAATTTATTACAAGTGCAGAGCAAGCTGCGGCATAA
- the glnD gene encoding bifunctional uridylyltransferase/uridylyl-removing protein GlnD codes for MTDILATQLSDYLDDAITLDSLRNALSHFADEQKRQFKQQKSIVNLVTERSHFIDQLLIRLWRFYGFEQQPDLALIAVGGYGRGELHPLSDVDLLILSQHPLTEDVAANVSALITLLWDLRLEVGQSVRTVEECIAVGKDDLTVATNLTESRFLCGNQQTFHQLTVAINSPQFWPSEIFYQAKVEEQRIRHARYHDTTYNLEPDIKSSPGGLRDIHTLSWVARRHFGATSLLEMSHHGFLTDAEYRELVECQNALWRIRFALHIELRRYDNRLTFDHQTSVAEHLDYHGEGNQAVEMMMKAFYRILRRVAELNKMLLQLFDEAIIKPDTRLAPIVLNDDFQLRGNLIEATKPALFQARPETILDMFLHIAQNSNIEGIAAPTLRQLRTARRRLNRFLIEIPAAREKFMELVRQPNALQKAFQLMHRHGVIAAYLPQWSHIVGQMQFDLFHVYTVDEHSIRVIKNLHKFNDPNHHSQHPICCEVYPRLIKKEILILAAIFHDIAKGRGGDHSELGAVDAYDFCIEHGLSHPDAETVAWLVQKHLLMSVTAQRRDIYDPEVVAEFAKQVGDEEHLDYLVCLTVADICATNQDLWNSWKRTLLAELYYSTQKTLRRGLEKTPDMRDRIRHNQQLASAILRGKGFMPRDIEVLWRRFKADYFLRHTHKQLAWHAQALLKHTSDKPIILISKKATRGGTEVFIYSKDKAKLFAIVASELDKKNLSIHDAQIMNSKDGYTLDTFMVLDPNGKAINENRHTGIIRNLTKALTAMKSERKIRRAPRKLLHFNVPTKVEFLSTKTGRKTMMELIALDMPGLLAKIGAVFADLNVSLQAAKITTIGERAEDFFIIVNETGGRLTKEQQQLLRETLIITINKHA; via the coding sequence ATGACAGATATTTTAGCGACGCAACTTTCTGATTACCTCGACGATGCCATCACTCTTGACAGCTTACGCAATGCTCTATCCCATTTTGCTGATGAACAAAAACGACAATTTAAGCAGCAAAAATCCATTGTTAATTTAGTGACTGAACGCAGTCATTTTATCGATCAATTATTGATTCGATTATGGCGTTTCTATGGCTTTGAACAGCAGCCTGATTTAGCCTTAATTGCCGTTGGCGGTTATGGTCGAGGAGAGTTGCACCCCCTGTCTGATGTTGACCTATTAATATTAAGTCAACATCCATTAACAGAAGACGTTGCGGCTAATGTAAGCGCACTAATAACATTATTATGGGATTTGCGTTTAGAGGTCGGTCAAAGTGTACGTACGGTCGAAGAATGTATCGCGGTTGGTAAAGACGATCTGACTGTCGCCACTAATTTAACTGAATCACGATTTTTATGTGGTAATCAGCAAACCTTTCATCAATTAACTGTCGCCATTAATTCCCCCCAATTTTGGCCGAGTGAAATCTTTTATCAAGCCAAAGTTGAAGAACAACGGATTCGCCATGCCCGCTATCATGACACCACCTATAATCTTGAGCCTGATATCAAATCAAGCCCCGGTGGCTTACGTGATATACATACTTTAAGCTGGGTTGCACGCCGTCATTTTGGCGCCACCAGCTTATTAGAAATGAGTCATCATGGTTTTTTAACCGATGCTGAATATCGTGAACTGGTTGAATGCCAAAATGCATTATGGCGAATTCGGTTTGCGCTTCATATAGAATTACGTCGTTATGACAATCGATTAACGTTTGATCACCAAACCTCAGTCGCAGAGCATCTCGATTATCATGGTGAAGGTAATCAGGCTGTCGAAATGATGATGAAAGCTTTCTACCGTATTTTACGTCGAGTGGCTGAGCTCAATAAAATGCTATTGCAGCTATTTGATGAAGCAATTATAAAACCCGATACTCGCCTAGCCCCTATCGTACTTAATGATGATTTTCAATTACGAGGCAACTTAATCGAGGCCACTAAGCCGGCCTTATTTCAAGCCCGTCCTGAAACCATTCTGGATATGTTTCTTCACATTGCACAGAATTCAAATATTGAAGGTATTGCCGCACCAACATTACGTCAATTGCGCACCGCTCGACGCCGTCTCAATCGTTTCCTGATTGAAATTCCCGCCGCACGTGAAAAATTTATGGAGTTAGTTCGTCAACCCAATGCACTTCAAAAAGCATTTCAATTAATGCATCGTCACGGAGTAATTGCAGCTTATTTACCACAGTGGAGTCACATCGTAGGTCAAATGCAGTTTGATTTATTTCATGTCTATACCGTTGATGAACACAGTATTCGCGTAATAAAAAATCTGCATAAATTTAACGATCCTAATCACCATTCACAACATCCGATTTGTTGTGAGGTTTATCCACGATTAATCAAAAAAGAAATCCTAATCTTAGCGGCAATATTTCATGATATCGCCAAAGGTCGCGGTGGTGATCACTCAGAATTAGGCGCAGTTGATGCTTATGATTTTTGTATCGAACATGGCTTATCTCACCCCGATGCAGAAACTGTAGCATGGTTAGTCCAAAAGCACTTATTAATGTCAGTCACAGCACAACGACGTGATATTTACGATCCTGAAGTAGTGGCAGAATTTGCTAAACAAGTCGGTGATGAAGAACATCTAGATTATTTAGTGTGTTTAACCGTCGCTGATATTTGTGCCACTAACCAAGATTTATGGAATAGTTGGAAACGCACTCTACTCGCAGAACTTTACTACTCAACCCAAAAAACATTGCGCCGTGGATTAGAAAAAACCCCCGATATGCGTGATCGCATTCGTCATAATCAACAGTTAGCCTCGGCAATATTACGTGGTAAAGGCTTTATGCCACGCGATATTGAAGTACTGTGGCGTCGTTTTAAAGCAGATTACTTTCTCCGTCATACGCATAAACAACTCGCATGGCACGCTCAGGCACTCCTAAAACATACGAGCGATAAGCCTATTATACTAATAAGTAAGAAGGCGACCCGTGGTGGCACTGAAGTATTTATCTATAGTAAAGATAAAGCCAAACTGTTTGCAATTGTCGCCTCAGAGCTGGATAAGAAAAATTTAAGTATTCATGATGCTCAAATCATGAACAGTAAAGATGGCTATACATTAGATACATTTATGGTGCTCGATCCTAACGGTAAAGCCATTAATGAAAACCGTCATACCGGGATCATTCGCAATTTAACCAAAGCCCTTACTGCCATGAAATCTGAACGTAAAATTCGCCGCGCACCCCGTAAACTACTCCATTTCAATGTACCAACTAAGGTTGAGTTTTTATCAACTAAAACTGGACGAAAAACCATGATGGAGTTAATTGCATTAGATATGCCTGGGCTATTAGCAAAAATAGGGGCGGTATTTGCAGATCTTAATGTAAGTTTACAAGCGGCTAAAATCACTACCATTGGTGAACGTGCTGAAGACTTTTTTATTATTGTTAATGAGACGGGCGGGCGCTTAACCAAAGAACAGCAACAGCTATTACGTGAAACATTGATCATCACTATCAATAAGCATGCTTAA